A single region of the Musa acuminata AAA Group cultivar baxijiao chromosome BXJ1-11, Cavendish_Baxijiao_AAA, whole genome shotgun sequence genome encodes:
- the LOC135596620 gene encoding amidophosphoribosyltransferase, chloroplastic-like, producing MAATISYSSAAAHRLFCSPPPSVRPSGPSSPLFLSFLLKASLKPRSSLRHRSLPPLSASYADDVFPFDDKPREECGVFGIIGDPDAARMCYLGLHALQHRGQEGAGIVSSDGTALRSRTGLGLVSKVFSRSSELEPLVGSAAIGHNRYSTAGAASALANVQPFVAGYRFGQLAVAHNGNLVNYDSLRCELESKGSVFNTSSDTEVILHLIATSSSGPLLARIVEALEELEGAYSLVFLTADKLFAARDPHGFRPLVMGRRSNGAVAFASETCALGLVGAEYVREVNPGEVIVVDSHDMSINTSCLLSKKPRKCCVFEHVYFALPNSVVFGHPVHAARYNFGAALARESPAPGADIVIPVPDSGFFAALGFAEASGLPFRQGLIRSHYVGRSFIEPNQEERNLAVKLKLAPIDGVLEGKSVVVIDDSIVRGTTSSKIVQLIKNTGKAREVHMRIASPPIVGSCYYGVDTPRAEELISNRLDVEGVRQALGSDSLAFLSLESLKAAFGDEACMFCDACFTRKYPVPPREHEIFNMVDK from the coding sequence ATGGCCGCCACCATCTCCTACTCTTCCGCCGCCGCTCACCGCCTCTTCTGCTCTCCTCCACCGTCTGTGCGCCCCTCCGGGCCCTCCTCCCCCTTGTTCCTTTCTTTCCTCCTCAAAGCCTCCCTTAAACCCCGCTCTTCTCTCCGTCACCGCTCCCTTCCTCCCCTCTCCGCTTCCTACGCCGATGACGTCTTCCCCTTCGACGACAAACCCCGCGAGGAGTGCGGGGTCTTCGGCATCATCGGCGATCCGGATGCCGCCCGGATGTGCTACCTGGGTCTGCACGCCCTCCAGCACCGCGGACAGGAGGGCGCTGGCATCGTCTCCTCCGACGGCACCGCTCTTCGCTCCCGCACCGGCCTCGGCCTTGTCTCTAAGGTTTTCTCCCGGTCTTCTGAGCTGGAGCCCCTGGTCGGCTCCGCCGCCATCGGTCACAACCGCTACTCCACGGCCGGTGCCGCCTCTGCCCTCGCCAACGTCCAGCCCTTCGTCGCCGGCTACCGCTTCGGCCAGCTTGCGGTCGCCCACAACGGGAACCTCGTCAACTACGACTCTCTCCGTTGCGAGCTCGAGTCCAAGGGTTCCGTCTTCAACACCTCCTCCGACACCGAGGTTATCCTCCATCTCATCGCCACCTCTTCCTCCGGCCCCCTCCTCGCCCGCATCGTCGAGGCCCTCGAGGAACTCGAGGGCGCCTACTCCCTCGTCTTCCTTACCGCGGACAAGCTCTTCGCCGCCCGAGACCCCCATGGTTTCCGCCCTCTCGTCATGGGCCGCCGCTCCAACGGCGCCGTCGCCTTCGCTTCAGAAACCTGCGCGCTCGGCCTCGTCGGTGCCGAGTACGTGCGAGAGGTGAACCCCGGGGAGGTGATTGTCGTCGACAGCCATGACATGTCCATCAACACCTCCTGCCTCTTGTCCAAGAAACCCCGCAAATGTTGCGTCTTTGAGCACGTCTACTTCGCCCTCCCCAACTCTGTCGTCTTTGGCCACCCGGTGCACGCTGCCCGCTACAACTTTGGTGCAGCCCTTGCCCGCGAGTCCCCTGCCCCTGGGGCTGATATTGTGATTCCGGTCCCTGATTCGGGATTCTTTGCTGCACTCGGCTTCGCCGAGGCCTCCGGCCTTCCCTTCCGGCAGGGTCTCATTCGCTCCCACTATGTAGGCCGCTCCTTCATCGAGCCGAATCAGGAGGAGCGCAACCTTGCCGTTAAGCTCAAGCTCGCGCCAATCGATGGCGTCCTCGAAGGAAAGAGTGTCGTTGTCATTGACGATTCAATTGTAAGGGGAACTACCTCGTCCAAGATAGTTCAGCTCATCAAGAACACCGGAAAAGCTCGTGAGGTCCATATGAGGATTGCCAGCCCGCCGATCGTTGGCTCCTGCTATTATGGTGTTGACACACCAAGAGCCGAGGAGCTCATTTCTAATCGCCTAGATGTGGAGGGGGTGAGACAAGCACTTGGGAGTGATTCACTTGCCTTTCTCTCGCTTGAGAGTCTAAAGGCAGCATTTGGGGATGAGGCCTGCATGTTCTGCGATGCATGCTTCACTCGCAAATATCCAGTGCCACCTAGGGAGCATGAGATCTTCAACATGGTCGAC